The Sedimentibacter sp. zth1 DNA segment CAGTTGAAAATCTGCTGAAACACCTAGAGGAAGATGGTTATTTGAACATAATCATACCAGCTAAAATAACTTTTTCTGGTATGGGCTATGAAAGATTAAGAAAATTTATTACTGAATATTATTGTCTAAAAAACATCTTCATTTTACCTGAAGGTACCTTTAGACCAGCAACATCTATTAAAACGTATTTATTTGTAATTACAAAAGCACTTCATGACAAGATTGAAGTTGGTACATTAAACTTAGATAAAGAGCGTTTTTATGTAGATGTTAAAAAACAAATTGATATGAAAGAGTTCATAATTCATGAAGACTGGCGTGTTGAGTTGCTACTCTCTGATGATGATGCTAATATTAAGAAATTTAAGAATTCAAGCTTAGAAAAGATTAAAATTAAAGAAATTGCGGAGGTATTTAGAGGAAAGTCTATCCTTAAAAAAGATACTTCTGTTGGAAATGTTTCAGTACTTAATATTTCTAATATTGAAGATGGTGAGATTAACTACTTAGATATGGATACCATTGATGAAGAAGAACGAAAAATTAAAAGATATGAACTGTTAAATAATGATGTAGTACTTTCATGTAGGGGAACAGCAATCAAATCAGCAGTTTTTAAAGAACAGGATAAGTTGGTAATTGCTTCTGCAAATGTAATTGTTATTAGACCTAAAGAAAAAGTATTGGGAGAATATATCAAAATATTTTTTGAAAGTCCTATTGGCATGGCTATTATTAAAAGCTTTCAACGAGGAACAACAGTAATGAATATCAACCACTCTGACATTATGGAGATGGAGATTACATTATTGACCCTGCGAGAACAAGAAAATATGGTAAAAAGGTATGCTGAGGAATCGAGTATTTATAAAGAGGCAGTCAATATAGCTAAAAAAAGATGGAGCAGTACAAAGATAAATCTTTACAATCAATTAACTTAGGAAGTTAAGCGTATGGAAGAAAAAAGTATTTAAAGGTCAGATAATTATGAAAAAAAGTTATCCAATGTTGCTAGGATAATAGAACTTAAAGCTTATGTAAAATTATAAGTACAAAAAATGGAGGACTAAAATAATGTCAGTGAGTTTAGAGTTTGAAAACAAATTGTGGGAAATGGCAGATAAGCTAAGAGGAAATATTGAAAGTAGTGAGTATAAGCACGTGGTACTTGGGTTGATATTTCTAAAATATATCTCAGATGCATTTGATGAAAAGCACGCAGAGCTAGTAGCCGAAGGGGAAGGCTTTGAAGAGGATAGAGATGCATATGCAGAAGAAAGTATATTCTTTGTGCCGCCAAGTGCTAGATGGGAATTTATCAAACAAAGTGCAAAACAAAGTACAATTGGACAAATAATTGATGATGCTATGATCACCATTGAAAGGGAGAATGCTACACTTAAAGGGGTACTTCCTAAGAACTATGCAAGACCTGAGATAGATAAAACAAAACTAGGAGAGCTCGTAGATTTATTTTCATTTAATTTAGGAAGTAAAGAAGCAAGAGCGAAGGACGTATTAGGGCGAGTTTACGAATACTTCCTAGGTAAGTTTGGAAGCTCTGAAGGTGAGTTCTATACCCCTCCTACTATTGTTAAATTGCTAGTTGGAATGATAGAGCCTTTTCAAGGTAGAGTATACGATCCATGTTGCGGATCAGGTGGTATGTTTGTACAATCAAAAAAGTTTGTTGAAGAGCATCGTGGGCGAAAAGATGATATTCATATCTTTGGTCAAGAATTCACCGCAACTACTTGGAGACTTTGTAAAATGAATCTGGCAGTACGAGGAATAGATGGTGACTTAGGAGATAGAGATGCTGATACCTTCAGTAATGACCTGCATAAAAATCTTAGAGCTGACTTTGTTCTTGCTAATCCACCATTTAATATTAGTGATTACACATTAATTCAAGATGATGTTCGTTGGAAATATGGAATTCCACCACAAAATAATGCTAACTATGCTTGGATTGAGCATATGATTAGCAAGCTATCTCCTAGAGGTATAGCAGGATTTGTACTTGCCAATGGCTCTATGAGTACATCTATAAAAGCAGAAGCGGAGATTAGAAAAAATATTATCGAAGCAGGACTTGTAGATTGTATAGTAACTATGCCTACAAATTTGTTTTATAATGTGACAATTCCAGTTTGTTTGTGGTTTATATCTAAGAAAAAAGAAAATAGAAAAGACAAAATCTTATTCATAGATGCAAGAAAAATGGGCACGATGGTTACCAGAAAACATCGAGAATTATCTGATGATGAAATAAAAGCAATCTATGATACCTACCATAACTGGCGAGAAGAAAAAGAAGAATATGAGGATGTACAAGGCTTCTGTAAATCTGCAGACATTGAAGAAGTAAGGGGACATGAGTACATCTTAACACCTGGTAGATATGTTGGGATTGAAGAAGTAGAAGAGGATGGAGAGCCATTCGATGAAAAGATGACGAGATTGACAGGAGAACTAGCAGAAATGTTTTCTAAATCCCATGAGCTTGAAGATGAAATAAAGCAGCGATTGGGGGCGATTGGGTATGAATTCTAAGGACATGTCAGATTGTGGATATTTGCCTTTACCCGATGTCTTGTCTTTTATTGTTGACAATAGAGGCAAAACTGTACCAACAGCTGAATTTGGTATTCCTCTTATTGCTACGAATTGCATCAAGAATAATGAACTATATCCTGTTTTTGAAAAGATTAGATATCTTTCTGAAGAAACTTATAAAAATTGGTTCAGGGCCCACCCGATACCCGGTGATATTATTTTTGTTAATAAAGGAGCCCCTGGTAGAGTTTGTCTAGTGCCAGATCCTGTTGGATTTTGTATTGCGCAAGACATGATGGCATTTAGAGTAAATGATAAAATCATTAACAATAAATATTTATTTGCGGTATTAAGGAGTCCACAATTTCAAACACAAATTGAGCAGTTTCATGTAGGAACACTAATTCCTCATTTCAAAAAAGGTGATCTTGATAAACTGTTAATACCAGTTCCATCAATGAACGTACAGAAGTTTATCGGTGAAACCTATTATGATTTGTGTTCTAAAATCGAAGTTAACAATCGAATCAATAAAAACCTTGAAGAAATGGCACAAGCTATTTTCAAAAGCTGGTTTGTAGATTTTGAACCATTTCGAGATGGTGAGTTTGAGGACAGCGAGTTAGGAAGGATACCTAAGGGGTGGAGAGTTGGTGCTTTGGGTGAATGTATGCAATTATTTGATTCGAAAAGAGTCCCTCTTTCCAGCAGACAGAGAGCAAACATAGAAAAGAAATATCCATATTACGGTGCCACTTCCCTGATGGACTATGTTGACAACTACCTCTTTGATGGGTTATTTGTTTTATTAGGTGAAGATGGTTCAGTAATTGATAGCAAGGGATATCCTATTTTACAATATGTATGGGGAAAATTTTGGGTAAACAACCATGCACATATAATGAAAGGCAAAAACGGCTTTGATGAAAATAGCTTATTTATGTTATTAAAAAACACTAACGTTCAAAGTATTGTTACTGGGGCTGTACAGTTGAAAATTAATCAAAGAAATTTGAATTCATTGTGTGTAATTATCCCTTCAAAGGAGAGCCTGGAAAATTTCAACGGACTCTTGTCCCCTTTGTTTGAAGCCAGAAGAAACAATGAAGAACAAATCTCACGATTAATTAAAATTCGTGACTCCCTACTACCAAAACTTATGAGCGGAGAAATCAGAGTACCAACAGCGGAGGTGAAATAATTGCCAAGGAACAATTTTTGTGAATCCCATTTAGAAGAAGCTACACTTGAATGGTTTGAGGAGTTAGGCTATGAAGTAATCTTTGCACCTGATATTGCACCAGAAGGAGAATATCCAGAGCGTGAGGATTATAGTGATGTAGTATTAGCTGAAAGGTTAAGAGATGCACTTTCAAGGATTAATCCTAAAATGCCAAGCAATGCAATAGAAGAAGCTTTTAGAAAGATTACAATACCACAAAGTCCAAGCTTTTTGATGAATAACAAAGCATTTCAGCATATGATAACTGACGGTATAGATGTTCAAGTTAAGCAAAATGATGCTAGTTATAAAACAGAGAAGGTATATGTTTTTGACTATGAAAAACCACTAAATAATGAGTTTATGATAGCAAATCAATTTACTGTAGTAGAACATGGTAGAGAAAAAAGACCAGATGTAATTGCTTTTGTGAATGGCATACCACTTGTGGTCATTGAGCTAAAAAGTGCTAGTGACGAAAATGTGGATATTACGGATGCCTACAATCAATTACAAACTTATAAAATGACAATACCTTCTTTATTTACTTATAACTCATTTTTAGTGACAAGTGATGGTATCAATGCAAGAGCTGGCACTCTTACTTCTGATGAAGATAGATTTATGGCATGGAGAACAATTGATGGCGACGATATTGCGCCTATGTCTATCCCTCAACTCGAAGTACTAATTAAGGGTATGTTTGAAAGAAATCGATTTTTGGATATTATCAAGCAATTTGTCTTATTCCAATCGGATGGAAAGGATACTTACAAAATACTTGCAGGATATCATCAATACCATGCAGTAAACAAGGCGGTAGAAAGTACGGGAAGAGCCACCATGGAAAGTGGTGATAGAAGGATAGGTGTTGTTTGGCATACCCAAGGAAGTGGGAAAAGCTTATCTATGGTATTTTATGCTGCTAAGCTTGTTATAAGTTCTGAGCTAGGAAATCCAACAATAGTAATTATAACAGATAGAAATGATCTTGACGACCAGCTCTTTGGAACATTTTTGAAATGTAAAGATATATTGAGAACAACTCCTGTTCAAGCAACAGACAGGGCTAACTTGAGGAAGCTTTTAAATAACCGCACTAGCGGAGGTATTATCTTTACAACTATTCATAAATTCGCACCTGAGGAAAAGGGTGATGCTGCACCAGTACTTACAGATCGTAAAAATGTGATAGTTATGGCTGATGAGGCGCACAGAAGTCAGTATGGCTTTGGAGCTGATATTGTAAAAGGTGATGAAAGAGCAGATGTTAAGTATGGTTATGCAAAGTATATGCGTGATAGCTTGCCAAATGCTTCTTATATTGGATTTACAGGTACGCCAGTAGAATTAACAGATAAAAACACCAGGGCAGTATTTGGAGATTATATTGATATTTACGATATGACTAGAGCGGTTGAAGATGGTACAACGGTTAAGATTTTTTATGAAAGCAGAATTGCTAAACTTGAGCTACCAGAGAAAATGAAACCAGTAGTTGATACAGAATATGAAGAAATCACAGAATATCAAGAGTTAGGACAAAAAGAGAAGCTTAAGAGCAAATGGGCAAGACTTGAGGCGATTGTTGGAGCTAATGAGAGAGTTAAACTGATTGCAAAAGACATCGTAGATCATTTTGAAAAAAGACAGCAAGCTCAGGAAACTGAGGGTGGTAAGGGTATGATTGTAGCAATGAGTCGTAGAATTGCAATTGATTTGTATAAAGAAATTATAGCTTTACGACCAGATTGGCACAGTGATGACCTAATGTCAGGAAAAATAAAAATAGTAATGACAGGAAGTTCATCCGATCCATCAGAATGGCAACCTTTTATAGGTACCAAAGCAAATCGTGAGACATTGGCAAAACGTATGAAGGATAAAAATGATGAATTACAACTAGTAATTGTCCGTGATATGTGGCTCACTGGATTTGATGTACCAAGTATGCATACTATGTATATTGATAAACCAATGAGAGGACATAACCTAATGCAGGCTATTGCCAGAGTAAATCGAGTATTTAAGGGAAAACAAGGTGGGCTTGTTGTAGATTATATTGGGATAGCCGAAAACCTAAAAGAAGCACTTTCTCAATATACTGAAAGTGACAAAAAGACTACTGGTGTAGATACAGAGGTAGCATCTATGGTACTTCTTGAAAAGCATGATTTAATCAAAGAGTTACTTCATGGACATGACTATAGTAAATTCTTTAATGGAAGACCTAGCGAGAAAATGCAAGCAATCGTTGAAACCATGGATTTTATCATTGGGCTTCGTGAAGATAGAAAGAATGATTATATCAAGCTGGTAACAGAACTTGCTAGAACTTATTCTCTCTGTGCGACAACAGATATTGCAGAAAGATTAAATGTAGAAGTTGGATTCCATAAGGCAGTTAAAGCAAGTATAGTGAAGGTTATTAGTGATGATAATAAGAAAAAGACTACGGCACAGCTTGATAGTGAATTGAATCAACTTATTTCAAGGTCAATTTCCTCAAATGAAGTAGTAGATATATTAGGGTCAGTAGGTTTAAATAAGCCAAATATTGCAATTCTTTCTGATGAATTTTTAGAAGAAGTTAAGGATATGAAACAGAAAAACTTGGCTGTAGAATTGCTTAATAGATTACTTAAAGGAAATATAAAGTCATTCTCTAAACGCAATTTAGTTCAGTCAAAGAAATTCTCAGAACTACTAGAGGCTTCGATTATAAAATATCAAAACCGTACTATAGAAACAACGCAAGTTATAATGGAACTAATTGAACTTGCTAAAGAAATAACAGAGGCTGAAAAACGTGGAGAGTCTACCGGATTAACTCCGGATGAGTTAGCATTCTATGATGCTTTGGCAGATAATGAATCTGCAAAAGAAATAATGGGCGAGGATATATTAAAACAAATCGCAAGAGACTTAACAGTTTCTATTAAAAGTAGCATAAGTGTAGATTGGGCTATTCGTGATAGTGTACAAGCAAAAATGAAGATGACTATAAAACGACTGCTTAAAAAATACGGGTATCCACCAGATAAAACATTAAAGGCAGTGGATATTGTAATGGAGCAAACAAAACTTATGTGCTCTAATGAAGTAACATATATAACTCCAGCTATGGAAAGTCATACTTATGATAAGGTAGCTGAAATTCCAACGGATTATTAAAAATAAAATGTACTGATTACTCTAGACAAGAGTTAGTTGGTACATTTTTTTACAGTATTATGGATACTATTGCCAAAATCTTCTTTTGTTCATATACAATAAGGGGAAGTAGTACCGAAGTATTTGCCTGTTGGCATTAGAGATGAGATAGATGCACTTTGTGTAATACAGGAGGAGATGATGATGACGTAAAACTAAATTTGTCAAAGATTAGAAAATTATGGATAAACTATCTTGCAAAAAGCTTTCTATAAGAGTACAATTAAAATAAACAATATTATCCATTAGCAACAAATATAGAAGAAGGTTTGTAATTATAATTATCAACAAAAGGTTTAATAAGTTTAGCAGCCGTTTTAGCATAGTACGTCCACAATGAGGGCATAACAAAACTAAAAGTGAAGTAACAAAGGTATGAGAACAAACTTTGCATTGAAATTGACCATTGCCACCATTGTTGTCGTAAAGAAATTGATGAGGAGCACCACACACAGAACAAACAGTATCCTCAGGAACATTTCTATTAGAATTTTTACGAACTTGAACAGGTTTTAAAGGTTTATACTACTTTAGAAGATAGTATTCAAGTAAGAATTGGTAGTCCTGTTTTTTAAACTTTTTGAATATGGGAAACTTATCAATTTTGAATTTTTGATACTTTGGATTAACAGAGTCCTCATGAATGAACTGTTTAAGAGAAATATATTTTACAATAAAAAATAAAAGTTGATTAATAATTTTAATTAATTGCTAATTTTGTATAAGTAAATAAGTTATAATTTGAGACATGACAATGACTATCCTTTTTGTTGATTTGCGTTGTGCAAACTCAATTATAACATGAAATAGGGGGTCATTGTTTTTTTATTTTAAAAAACTTTGTAACCCTTGATAAATAAATGTATAAATAAAAAATTTGGGGTGTCTACTTGACACTACCGTAATTAATGAGGAGGATCTTTTATGAGTTTACAAGCACAATTTATTAATTTTAATGCTAAGATAAGACTTGACTATAACGTTAATTCTGAACTGAAAGATAAGAGAGATATTTTGGTTGATATCTTACGAAATAGCGGAAAGCTGCCGGGTTTTACAGTACTTAACCAAGGAAGCTATAGTATGCATACAGGAGTTGAATCTATTGATAAGGAGTATGATATTGATGTAGGATTGAGATTTGATGTCAATAAAGATGATTATGAGCCTATGGGATTAAAAAATTCAATCTGTGATATTTTAGAGAATCATACAGTTTATGGCTCAACCATAAAGAAACCGTGTGTTACTGTTACATATAAAAAGGATGGCGAGCCTGCTTATCATGTGGATTTGGTAGTGTACACATATGAAGACAAAAGTGATCATAATAGTCAAATGTATTTGGCAAGGGGAAAGGCAAGTACACCTGACGAGATTTGCTGGGAAGAATCTGATCCGAAAGGATTAGTAGACTATATCAATGATGCCGTTAATGCAGGGGATGATCGTGATCAATATCGTAGGGTTATTCGATATATTAAACGTTGGAAGAATCTTAAATTTGATAGTAATGGACATGCAGAGCCAGCAAGTATTGGAATAACTTTGATTGCGGCAGACTATTTTGAATTATGTTTCTCTGATGACGGGTATGATGATTTAAGTGCTTTAATTTCGTTGGTAAAGAAAATTCAAAGTTTATTTACTTATGTTGGAGTTTCAGATAATGGACGCTTGCTATATCGAATAAAGTATCCGATGCCATGTGAATTAATGTTTAAAGATGACACGGATACATTTGAAAAAATGACTGATTCACAAATGACAGATTTCAAAGATAAGACCGACAAATTTGTCAGAGACTTAGAAGCTGTTCAAAATGAAGCAGATGAAGTGGAACAATGTAAAAAGCTGCACAAGATATTTGGTGATGATTTTGAAGTACCAGAGGCAAAAAATGTGTCTAAGACTCAAATGAATTATATTCCATCATCAAGTGCATCAGGAGTGCTTTAATCGATGGATTTGATGACTATTCAAGATTCTCTTTTGGATAACAGAAAAATTGCTGCAGTAATGTGTAAGAAAAACGCAACATATTCAAACAAAGCATATGCGTGTCTTGTTACTTGTGAAATATCGGTTTTGGATATGTGGATTCCAGTAATAATTGGTATTCCATATAACTGGAAACTTGATTTGATGGATGTATATGTTGAAGATAAGGATAATTTTCCATTTATTCCTCACATAGACACAAAGGGAAAAGTGTGCCTGTTTGACCTTGAGGGGATTCTGATTGATCCAAATTTATGTGGTTTATTGAATCAATGCATAGAACGAGCAATTCATGTTATATCCGATGGGCTAACTGGGAAAAATCGAAGCGATTTCTTGAAAGAGTTTGATTTGTATTGGTGTCAGTTGCCTGGAATAAGAGCTATAAAGTTCAGTGTTCCGCATGAAAAACAAATGCAGATAATCCATTATGCTGAAAAACGTGGAAAACAACGTTCAAAAGAAAGCTATGCAAAGTATTTGCAACGAACTAATAGAACAGGTCTGTTTGGTACGGCAAATCATTTGGACTTTACAACGTGGAATATATTGGACACCAGAAAAAACGGAATATATGTCTATATTCAGGCTAAAACATATATAATGCCCCCGGATGCAAGAAAAAAACTTGGCATTGATTATATCAATAGCTTATTATGCTTGGCTGATTCACATACATTTTTTAGTGTTGTTAGCAAAGTAGGAAATGATAAAGTACTTTTGTTTGAAGTTAGACAACCCAATAATATTAAGATCTGCATTGGAGTTATGATTCGAAACGGGATTTTTTCAAAGACGGAGGATGATAAAATTTATGTGAAGAGCTATTCCATTTTACAACCTTTATCTGTAAGGAGGGTTGATAAAAAGTATTTAATGAGTCGAACGTCAGACGAGTGTAACATTTTGCAAGCAAAAAAATATTTAATGATTGGCTGCGGTTCTATTGGTGGATACGTTTTAAATGAAATGGTTAAGTCTGGTTGCGAGGATATTACACTGGTTGATAGTGATTTATTAAAAGAAGAAAATGTATTTCGACATTTACTTGGTATAGAATATGTTGATGAATATAAGGCTGAAGCATTGACCAATTATTTTGGAAAGAATATTTCAGGGATACGTTTAAAACCACTGGATGGTGAGATTGAAAATTTAGTTTATGATGGAGATGTGGATTTATCTGATTATGACATAATAATATCCGCAGTGGGAAATAACAATGTGAATCGTTGGCTTAATGGATATTTATGTGAAAATGCATTGGAGATATCTGTCATTTACGCTTGGAATGAGCCACTTGATATTGGATGTCATGTTGCATATATTAGAATAAGCCATGAAGGATGTTATGAATGTTTCTTTGGAAGAGATTATAAAACGCAGGAATTATATGACATGACGGCATACTGTGAGAGAGGACAGCAGATTACAAAGAATCTGTCTGGCTGCGGAGGTTCTTTTATTCCATATGGTTCAACAGTCTCCCTTAAATCAGCAATGATGTCCATTGATTTGTTGAAGAAAGTTGTTAGTGGGAGATGTGTTGAAAATGTTCTGATTTCTGTAAAAGGAGAAGGCTATTATTATGAAAAAGCAGGATTGAAAACATCAGATGTTTTTAAAAATCAAAGTGAAAGTATTCTGACGGTTAAAGGAAATGAATTCGTTAATATAAACTGTGGAATATGTGGTAGCTGCTATGGTATTTAATTTTGAGGGTCGACAAATAAAAATATGTGATAATGTTCTTGAGATTATTATGCAATATCTGCAAAAAGAAAAAGATGCGTTCGAGGCTGGTGGCATTATTATCGGGCGAGAGAATATATCAAATTCTAATCTTATAATGGAATTTGCGACGGTTCCAATGCCTGGAGATGAGAGAAAAAGATGCAGGTATTTACGAAAAGATAAGCAACATGTTCTTTATTATGAAAGCCTATATAAGGGAAGTTCTGGAATATATACATATATAGGAGAATGGCATACACATCTAGAATCTGTTCCTCAGTATTCGAGCGTAGATATAAAGAATTGGAAACGTATAGGAAAAAATGCACCGACAAACAATAAACAGTATCATCTGATTGCTGGATATGATGCTTTTTGCATTTGGAAATATTCATATAGAGAACGGAAAGCAAGAATAATTGCGACTGTAAAATGGAACGAGGTGAAATTTAATGAAGATATTGAAGAATAGAATTTTGGATTGTATAAGTCAGCTACTGCAGGTAGTAATACTATTAATTGCGTTTGCGATACCAATCTTGCTTGATGGAGCGACAAAAATCCAGATGCTCTTTAATGGAGAAAATCCGGATTTTGAAACCGTACAATATTATTATCTGGTGAAGATGGGAAACGAAGTAATAGGTTTAGTTTTAATGCTTTTCATTTTATTCAAACTAATTCGCCCGAGTAATAAAGAAAAAATTATGAATACAGGAAATTTATATCATGATCACTGTTATGCTTGGTATTGGTTTTGCTCGAAGGTGTTGGGTTATTGTAAATGTAGTTTGGTTCGGGTACCGGTAGCCACGCAATTTAAGTTGATAATTCGTGACACATTTAGTCAATATGATTTGAGATTGGATGATGATTATAAACTTATAGATATAGAATCCGTTAC contains these protein-coding regions:
- a CDS encoding restriction endonuclease subunit S, which translates into the protein MNSKDMSDCGYLPLPDVLSFIVDNRGKTVPTAEFGIPLIATNCIKNNELYPVFEKIRYLSEETYKNWFRAHPIPGDIIFVNKGAPGRVCLVPDPVGFCIAQDMMAFRVNDKIINNKYLFAVLRSPQFQTQIEQFHVGTLIPHFKKGDLDKLLIPVPSMNVQKFIGETYYDLCSKIEVNNRINKNLEEMAQAIFKSWFVDFEPFRDGEFEDSELGRIPKGWRVGALGECMQLFDSKRVPLSSRQRANIEKKYPYYGATSLMDYVDNYLFDGLFVLLGEDGSVIDSKGYPILQYVWGKFWVNNHAHIMKGKNGFDENSLFMLLKNTNVQSIVTGAVQLKINQRNLNSLCVIIPSKESLENFNGLLSPLFEARRNNEEQISRLIKIRDSLLPKLMSGEIRVPTAEVK
- a CDS encoding restriction endonuclease subunit S; translation: MDINIDLALNRLYQREIVTREQLLNEMLRVKLTQRQLQSSAKDIKDKEKLFQFMKKVTEDELGFFPADRDDFIVIYETLKGVDLIEFALKIFKDDKMGTIVSPSYLTEFIRDTALGVNPKKILITEAEKHLAALGRFIDTFADSQITLTTQSKPMYLLLQLAFGYENNIKIIFESIYTQCLSGEKYDYIYSIPTFGYKPDNFKHKFFTRDSEGIAVENLLKHLEEDGYLNIIIPAKITFSGMGYERLRKFITEYYCLKNIFILPEGTFRPATSIKTYLFVITKALHDKIEVGTLNLDKERFYVDVKKQIDMKEFIIHEDWRVELLLSDDDANIKKFKNSSLEKIKIKEIAEVFRGKSILKKDTSVGNVSVLNISNIEDGEINYLDMDTIDEEERKIKRYELLNNDVVLSCRGTAIKSAVFKEQDKLVIASANVIVIRPKEKVLGEYIKIFFESPIGMAIIKSFQRGTTVMNINHSDIMEMEITLLTLREQENMVKRYAEESSIYKEAVNIAKKRWSSTKINLYNQLT
- a CDS encoding nucleotidyltransferase gives rise to the protein MSLQAQFINFNAKIRLDYNVNSELKDKRDILVDILRNSGKLPGFTVLNQGSYSMHTGVESIDKEYDIDVGLRFDVNKDDYEPMGLKNSICDILENHTVYGSTIKKPCVTVTYKKDGEPAYHVDLVVYTYEDKSDHNSQMYLARGKASTPDEICWEESDPKGLVDYINDAVNAGDDRDQYRRVIRYIKRWKNLKFDSNGHAEPASIGITLIAADYFELCFSDDGYDDLSALISLVKKIQSLFTYVGVSDNGRLLYRIKYPMPCELMFKDDTDTFEKMTDSQMTDFKDKTDKFVRDLEAVQNEADEVEQCKKLHKIFGDDFEVPEAKNVSKTQMNYIPSSSASGVL
- a CDS encoding class I SAM-dependent DNA methyltransferase, which produces MSVSLEFENKLWEMADKLRGNIESSEYKHVVLGLIFLKYISDAFDEKHAELVAEGEGFEEDRDAYAEESIFFVPPSARWEFIKQSAKQSTIGQIIDDAMITIERENATLKGVLPKNYARPEIDKTKLGELVDLFSFNLGSKEARAKDVLGRVYEYFLGKFGSSEGEFYTPPTIVKLLVGMIEPFQGRVYDPCCGSGGMFVQSKKFVEEHRGRKDDIHIFGQEFTATTWRLCKMNLAVRGIDGDLGDRDADTFSNDLHKNLRADFVLANPPFNISDYTLIQDDVRWKYGIPPQNNANYAWIEHMISKLSPRGIAGFVLANGSMSTSIKAEAEIRKNIIEAGLVDCIVTMPTNLFYNVTIPVCLWFISKKKENRKDKILFIDARKMGTMVTRKHRELSDDEIKAIYDTYHNWREEKEEYEDVQGFCKSADIEEVRGHEYILTPGRYVGIEEVEEDGEPFDEKMTRLTGELAEMFSKSHELEDEIKQRLGAIGYEF
- a CDS encoding Mov34/MPN/PAD-1 family protein, producing the protein MVFNFEGRQIKICDNVLEIIMQYLQKEKDAFEAGGIIIGRENISNSNLIMEFATVPMPGDERKRCRYLRKDKQHVLYYESLYKGSSGIYTYIGEWHTHLESVPQYSSVDIKNWKRIGKNAPTNNKQYHLIAGYDAFCIWKYSYRERKARIIATVKWNEVKFNEDIEE
- a CDS encoding type I restriction endonuclease subunit R; protein product: MPRNNFCESHLEEATLEWFEELGYEVIFAPDIAPEGEYPEREDYSDVVLAERLRDALSRINPKMPSNAIEEAFRKITIPQSPSFLMNNKAFQHMITDGIDVQVKQNDASYKTEKVYVFDYEKPLNNEFMIANQFTVVEHGREKRPDVIAFVNGIPLVVIELKSASDENVDITDAYNQLQTYKMTIPSLFTYNSFLVTSDGINARAGTLTSDEDRFMAWRTIDGDDIAPMSIPQLEVLIKGMFERNRFLDIIKQFVLFQSDGKDTYKILAGYHQYHAVNKAVESTGRATMESGDRRIGVVWHTQGSGKSLSMVFYAAKLVISSELGNPTIVIITDRNDLDDQLFGTFLKCKDILRTTPVQATDRANLRKLLNNRTSGGIIFTTIHKFAPEEKGDAAPVLTDRKNVIVMADEAHRSQYGFGADIVKGDERADVKYGYAKYMRDSLPNASYIGFTGTPVELTDKNTRAVFGDYIDIYDMTRAVEDGTTVKIFYESRIAKLELPEKMKPVVDTEYEEITEYQELGQKEKLKSKWARLEAIVGANERVKLIAKDIVDHFEKRQQAQETEGGKGMIVAMSRRIAIDLYKEIIALRPDWHSDDLMSGKIKIVMTGSSSDPSEWQPFIGTKANRETLAKRMKDKNDELQLVIVRDMWLTGFDVPSMHTMYIDKPMRGHNLMQAIARVNRVFKGKQGGLVVDYIGIAENLKEALSQYTESDKKTTGVDTEVASMVLLEKHDLIKELLHGHDYSKFFNGRPSEKMQAIVETMDFIIGLREDRKNDYIKLVTELARTYSLCATTDIAERLNVEVGFHKAVKASIVKVISDDNKKKTTAQLDSELNQLISRSISSNEVVDILGSVGLNKPNIAILSDEFLEEVKDMKQKNLAVELLNRLLKGNIKSFSKRNLVQSKKFSELLEASIIKYQNRTIETTQVIMELIELAKEITEAEKRGESTGLTPDELAFYDALADNESAKEIMGEDILKQIARDLTVSIKSSISVDWAIRDSVQAKMKMTIKRLLKKYGYPPDKTLKAVDIVMEQTKLMCSNEVTYITPAMESHTYDKVAEIPTDY
- a CDS encoding ThiF family adenylyltransferase, whose amino-acid sequence is MDLMTIQDSLLDNRKIAAVMCKKNATYSNKAYACLVTCEISVLDMWIPVIIGIPYNWKLDLMDVYVEDKDNFPFIPHIDTKGKVCLFDLEGILIDPNLCGLLNQCIERAIHVISDGLTGKNRSDFLKEFDLYWCQLPGIRAIKFSVPHEKQMQIIHYAEKRGKQRSKESYAKYLQRTNRTGLFGTANHLDFTTWNILDTRKNGIYVYIQAKTYIMPPDARKKLGIDYINSLLCLADSHTFFSVVSKVGNDKVLLFEVRQPNNIKICIGVMIRNGIFSKTEDDKIYVKSYSILQPLSVRRVDKKYLMSRTSDECNILQAKKYLMIGCGSIGGYVLNEMVKSGCEDITLVDSDLLKEENVFRHLLGIEYVDEYKAEALTNYFGKNISGIRLKPLDGEIENLVYDGDVDLSDYDIIISAVGNNNVNRWLNGYLCENALEISVIYAWNEPLDIGCHVAYIRISHEGCYECFFGRDYKTQELYDMTAYCERGQQITKNLSGCGGSFIPYGSTVSLKSAMMSIDLLKKVVSGRCVENVLISVKGEGYYYEKAGLKTSDVFKNQSESILTVKGNEFVNINCGICGSCYGI